In Scophthalmus maximus strain ysfricsl-2021 chromosome 5, ASM2237912v1, whole genome shotgun sequence, the sequence ACAATGCACTAcaagggattaaaaaaaatctataaaattaaaaaattaaaaactcgCACAGAGGAGTTTATTCCACTTAGGGCAATTCAATTAGTATATCTTGTGTCTGACTCagactaatttttttttgaacgcaaaggagagggagagagttgaGCAAAACTGAGCTTGTTTAAATAGATACATCAATACATCACCTATTCAAACTGGAAGATGAGGAGACAAAAGTTAGGCTGCAAAtagcgattattttcataattgattaatctgtcggttattttcttgattaatcgattagatattatatacataaaatgtcataaaattgtgaaaaatgtcaattatgttccccaaaactccaagatgatgttttgttttgtccacacaccaaagatattcagtttactgtcacagaggagcaaagcaaccagaacatgttcacattgaagaagctgaaatcagagaatcttgactttttttttcatagaaactacttgaaccgattaatcgattaacaaaatagttggcgattaatttagtattcgattaatggattaactgttgcagctctggtaaatatttatttttgtaatggtCAAAAGAAAGGAATAACTTGACAAACAGGAACAGGTTATTACAGAGCTCAGACGGAGCAGCACTAGCGTCGTCAGTACAGCACAAGCCGTGGAAGTTAGCCACCATGCTAACACCTGAACCCTCTCCTCTCGACCTGGCTCTTTCTGCCGGAAACACTCACCGTCCCCTGACGTGCAAGCCGTCAACGCCACGACGAGGAGAGCGCGCAGAAAACGAGCCTCCATGTTTCCCCTCCGACCGTCTGAACCATCACATCGACCTTGATCCGCCCGTAATGTCGCATCAATCCGCCACTGACGGACCAAGTTGTTTCGACTCGACACTTCCGGGTTTCTATGTAAATACATGACGCAATGGGGAGGGACGTCGGCTGCTGCGTTCGCTGTGCGTCGGAAATATTAACACCGTACATACGACGGACCTTCAGTGACCACTTGGCATTTCACTTCATAGTTTGTGtcatttaaagacagaaaacaacgGCTTTGCTTGAATAACGCAAAAActtaacaatgacaataaaaatactgtgagtgtgtgagaaaaaaaatcgcaGGACCAAACATAGGGACAGCCTGAAATgtctatatttcattttaattttttgggctTATTGCACCAACAGTATTGCTATGTACAGGGGACTGCAGACTGTACTTTAATGGTTGTTGTGATGTAGGGTCCCCAACCAGGTCCCTTTTGCCTGTGGCCCCCCAAAGTTAATTGAAACACTCCTGCATACATTCATTCACCACATTCacacttttcttctgtttggGTTAAGCAAAAAGCAAGAGCGTCAATGAAAACATATGTGTCTTGTTTATTACCAAAAGATATATTAGTCTTTCAAGACGAACAATGGCATCATATTGAAAAGTCCTCCCTGTATCTCAATGTAAACTCGGATGTGAACACAGTATATATGAGAAAATAGTCATACTAAATAATCAGCTAATGTACTTCTGTCATCAAtgattgtattttctttcccacaataaacaaaaagaagttATGTATGTGTCATATTGAAAATCAAATCCCCAGGGTGTATAACATTCTTCAGCCAGCAACGGAGGTTTCTATCATTTCCTTTAAAGAATAACATGGTATTTTGTAATTTCACATCATAcacatattttatgattttgtcGCTTTGGAGCTCATGAAATACAcactgataatgaaaaaaatacccGTTATTAAACAGAGCACATTCTGAACAATGCACATAGCGAGTGAGCAGCGTTCAGCTGTGAGCATTGTTCTCGTTCCATCGAGACAAACTGAGGGTCAAAGTGCAAATTTCAATCCCACTGCATCACTGGCAGTTACAGTAACTGTTTTTGTTGTGCTCACATGAAATCACAAAAACGTCACGTCATCCTCCGACTCCACCCAGCACCACTGAGCATCATACCCCAGCAAAACCGTCTCTCTATTCAATGcaccctcttcttcctcttcctttacGTTGTTCTGAGAGGCTTTGAGACTGCGCTCTGCCTGCGTCTCCCCCGACGCTTGAGTGAGGGTAAAACTACTTGTGTCCCCTTTgacttctcttcttttctttctggatCTGAGCAGAGCTCTTGTGATGGTACCAGTACCAGCTTCGATGTCCTGTAACGGGCCCGCGTCCAAGTCCTGGGGTTGGCACTTTTGTAGAACGGCACCGGTCAAACCATCGGCAGCGTTAGATGATGCCACTTCAAACTTGGACTGGGAAGGACCGGGAGGTCCCACTTCTGTAGACTCTGTGTACacggcatcatcatcatcattatcagtgTGTGGTGATCGATGACCTGCCGCTTCCTCGCCAGTTGTCCCAGTAACATCCTGAGGGCAGGTTGGACTCGGGCTTTCCCTGTGGGAGCAACACCAGGAATACTGAGCCACATCTGGAGTGCAAACCAAAGCGTTGCTTTAAAGCGACATCCAACATGATTCAACTGGTAGCTGTTTGGAGTTTTTCCAACACAGAAGATTCAGCAGTGAAGTGAATCCCTCCATTTACTATTTGGGAAACTCACGTATTCGGATTCACGCCTGAGATGAAATACTGCATGATGGACTTTTTCCTGTGACGTGTGACAGGCAAACTTTCCCCCGCAAAAAGTTGAAACATTTactttgcggacatttgcgaAGATGTTCGGAAAAATTCTCAGTCCAACTTCAAGAGTCTTACTCAACTGCGGGTCTATATGCTTTCTCACATGGCTTTGTATGACTTTCTAGGAAAAGGACAATACGTCATATTATAGAAAATTCATGGCCACACATTGTTCAAAATGCTGATATGACAAATAAGTCAACCCTAATGTGAAATAGATACAGTTCATTTTATGTTGATGGGGGCTTTCTTGTCATGGTCATACTCCACATATAATCAAAGTGCCGTTTTTAAAGGGGAACCGTGCAGCTCCTGTTCACCTGACAGATGAACGACTCTACCTGCAGGGGGTCGCGGGGGGTCCCCGCTCCTCCACCGTGACCAGGCTGCTCAGGCTGCCCGTGGAGCTGCTGCCTCGGCTGACCAGGGCTCCCCGCTCCTCCGTCAGCCAGCGCATGGCCTCGACGCCCTCGTGCACGGCCAGCAGCTGCCGCAGGATGCTCACGTCGGCAGAACGCAGCCGCCTCTGCATGGACAACATGGGGAGAGAGGCATGCAGCAACAGGTGTGCGCAGTGTCGGGAGCCGACCTCTCGTGGACCCCTTGACAGAATGCAATCTATCCCCCGACTCATTTGTGCGTTGCGCACGTCACAGACACAACCGAGAGGAACACGAGCAAAAGGAATCCGAATGAATGGAGGTGAATGGGAGAGAGGCCAGGTGAGGGGTGCGGTGGAGAGACGCACCCCCGTCATTGGAGATAAAAGATGAGCAGGTGAAGCGGCTCACAGTGGAGCCCGGAGGTTTTGACATCT encodes:
- the LOC118310448 gene encoding leucine rich adaptor protein 1-like, with translation MNGHSSQQMRRVARSHFQRFHCSSCASAASERLRGGMAEERLDVFLFPELKEVENKLGRKTPESLLIWMRDAAHCGGGCSSVVDRGDRSAALSASFSDRISSLKQEMRRLRSADVSILRQLLAVHEGVEAMRWLTEERGALVSRGSSSTGSLSSLVTVEERGPPATPCRESPSPTCPQDVTGTTGEEAAGHRSPHTDNDDDDAVYTESTEVGPPGPSQSKFEVASSNAADGLTGAVLQKCQPQDLDAGPLQDIEAGTGTITRALLRSRKKRREVKGDTSSFTLTQASGETQAERSLKASQNNVKEEEEEGALNRETVLLGYDAQWCWVESEDDVTFL